From one Dermacentor silvarum isolate Dsil-2018 chromosome 3, BIME_Dsil_1.4, whole genome shotgun sequence genomic stretch:
- the LOC125944491 gene encoding protein unc-13 homolog C-like, protein MMPKTPLLLLQVSYYSTYRSDNRCLFVLPCPRRCCAILVDCWSILLLLLMAGDVEENPGPKTAEILQEILGNQNALDRKIDDIKKEIAEVNAKTDKMQSVLAMFDEMKTRIDKLETTVRKQSEKLIDYENRSRRNNLVVFGLTESANESAQVLNKRVVNDIFSKVLGIEITTVERIHRIGKVNPDRPRPVILKFYDYKEKNTVLKSCAKLKGTSIRISNDYAKETVLIRKKLWESAALDRGAGAKVVLVHDKLRINDQLYAWDDVRNKRYLLSGKRDTDQMKRSERVVSSKSNGSDSSCSSFETPKK, encoded by the coding sequence ATGATGCCTAAAACGCCGTTACTGCTGTTGCAGGTTAGTTACTACTCTACGTATCGCAGTGATAATAGATGCTTGTTCGTCCTGCCATGCCCTCGTAGATGTTGTGCTATTTTGGTGGATTGCTGGTCAatactgctgttgctgctgatggCCGGGGATGTTGAGGAAAATCCAGGCCCAAAAACTGCTGAAATCTTGCAGGAAATTCTGGGAAATCAAAATGCATTGGATCGCAAGATAGATGATATCaagaaagaaattgcagaagtGAATGCTAAAACTGATAAGATGCAAAGTGTGCTAGCCATGTTCGACGAAATGAAAACTAGAATAGATAAATTGGAGACCACCGTACGAAAACAGTCTGAAAAGTTAATCGATTATGAAAATAGAAGCAGACGAAATAATCTTGTGGTGTTTGGTCTTACTGAAAGCGCGAACGAGTCTGCACAAGTGTTAAATAAACGCGTTGTAAATGACATTTTTTCTAAAGTTCTTGGCATAGAAATCACTACAGTGGAAAGAATTCACCGGATTGGCAAAGTAAATCCTGATAGACCAAGGCCTGTGATCTTGAAATTTTATGACTACAAGGAAAAGAATACCGTCCTCAAAAGCTGCGCAAAGCTAAAGGGAACTTCAATCAGGATAAGTAATGACTATGCGAAGGAAACTGTGCTGATACGAAAGAAGTTATGGGAAAGTGCTGCCTTGGACAGGGGCGCAGGCGCAAAAGTAGTTCTTGTGCACGATAAACTTCGGATAAACGATCAGTTATACGCATGGGATGACGTCAGAAACAAGCGCTACTTGCTCTCGGGCAAACGTGATACTGATCAAATGAAGCGAAGTGAGCGTGTTGTATCAAGTAAGTCAAATGGATCTGATAGCTCATGCAGCTCATTTGAGACACCAAAAAAATAG